The DNA sequence ATCGATCCCGGCGAGGACCGGCGGCGATCCCGGATCCGCGTCCGGGTAGCGGAACTCGACGCCCTCGAACACCATCCCCGGGGCGGTGTCCGGCGCGCCCTCGCGGACCGGCGCGGCCCCGGGCTCCTCCGCCGCGTCCATCACCTCGAAGTACCGGTCGGTCGCGGTCGCCGACTCCTGGCTCATCGCCAGCAGGAAGCCGATCGACTCCACCGGCCAGCGCAGGGCGAGCGCCGTGGACAGGAACGCCACCAGCGTGCCCGCGGACAGCGTCCCGTCCGCCACCTGGATCGTGCCGAGCACCAGCGCCGCGCCGATCGCCAGCTCCGGGAGGGCGGTGATCAGCCCCCAGATCCCGGCGAGCAGCCGGGCCTTGCCCAGCTCCGTGGTGCGCAGCCGGTGCGACAGCGTCCGGAACGCCCGCGCCTGGCTGCGGTGCCGGCCGAAGCCCTTGACGACGCGGATGCCCAGCACACTCTCCTCGACGACCGTGGTGAGGTCGCCGACCTGGTCCTGGGCCCGGCGCGTGACCACCGAATACTTCGTCTCGAACAGCGAGCACAGGACCATCAGCGGCACCGCGGGCGCCAGCAGCACCAGTCCCAGCGTCCAGTCCTGGGCGAACAGGAGGACGAACCCGACCAGGATCGTGGTCGCGTTGACGACCAGGAAGGTCAGCGGGAACGCCAGGAACATCCGCAGGAGCATCAGATCCGTCGTCCCGCGCGACAGCAGCTGACCCGAGGCCCAGCGGTCGTGGAACGCGACCGGCAGCCGCTGCAGATGGCGGTAGAGATCCGCCCGCATCGCCGCCTCGACCCCGGCCAGCGGACGCGCCACCAGCCACCGCCGGAACCCGAACAGCAGCGCCTCCGCGATACCGAGCAGCAGCAGATACAGCGCCCCCAGCCACACCCCGCCCGGATCACGGTCGGCGACCGGACCGTCCACCATCCACTTCAGGACCAGCGGGATCACCAGGCCCAGACAGGACGCCAGGATCGCCACGAAGGCGGCCGTGAACAGGCGCACCCGCACGGGTCGGACATAGGGCCACAGGCGCAGGAGGGAGCGCACGGCGGACCGGTCCGTGTGCTCTGCAGGCTTTTTGGGCATCAGGGGCGACCTTACGTTTCACCACTGACATCGGTCCTGCCAATTTCCTGCCCTGCCCTGCCCTGCCCTGCCTTGCCCTGCCGGGCCGGCCGGCAGCGACAGTCGTACCCCGGGTCAACCGATCGGCTGATGCGCCGTCGAGCGGGACGGCGGATACCGCCCGGGCCCGCCCGCCGGAACCCTGGGGGCATGGCAATCATCGAAGTCAACGGGGTGCGCAAGAGCTACGCCGGCCGGGCCGTGGTCGACGGCGTCTCCTTCTCCGTCGACGAGGGGGAGATCTTCGGCATCCTCGGCCCCAACGGGGCGGGCAAGACCACCACCGTCGAATGCGTGGAGGGCCTGCGCGTCCCCGACGCGGGCACCATCAGGGTCGCCGGGCTCGACCCCGTCGCCGACCACGACCGGGTGA is a window from the Streptomyces sp. MMBL 11-1 genome containing:
- a CDS encoding ABC transporter transmembrane domain-containing protein — translated: MPKKPAEHTDRSAVRSLLRLWPYVRPVRVRLFTAAFVAILASCLGLVIPLVLKWMVDGPVADRDPGGVWLGALYLLLLGIAEALLFGFRRWLVARPLAGVEAAMRADLYRHLQRLPVAFHDRWASGQLLSRGTTDLMLLRMFLAFPLTFLVVNATTILVGFVLLFAQDWTLGLVLLAPAVPLMVLCSLFETKYSVVTRRAQDQVGDLTTVVEESVLGIRVVKGFGRHRSQARAFRTLSHRLRTTELGKARLLAGIWGLITALPELAIGAALVLGTIQVADGTLSAGTLVAFLSTALALRWPVESIGFLLAMSQESATATDRYFEVMDAAEEPGAAPVREGAPDTAPGMVFEGVEFRYPDADPGSPPVLAGIDLHIRPGETLALVGGTGSGKTTLTALVPRLHEVTGGRITLDGEDIATMERSRLRELVSVAFEEPTLFSATVGENVTMGAADADEKQVRRALSVAQADFVHELPQGLDTEVGEQGLSLSGGQRQRLALARAVVGEPRFLVLDDPLSALDVHTEALVEAALRRVLERTTAVVVAHRPSTVMLADRVALLSGGRIAAVGTHQELLRDNAEYAWLMSGAGNEPAARPPAGPVDSPGGPVDKPSGPVDKPSGAVDAPAGLVEKPAAPVDKPSGPVDAPAAQLSATSVSAPAQQVPAEEGSAR